A section of the Halobacteriovorax sp. DA5 genome encodes:
- the secY gene encoding preprotein translocase subunit SecY → MSNAQGKLEELKKKVFFTFLLLVVYRLVAQIPVPGVDAQAISSYFAEAGGGSLFDLINTFSGGAFKRFSVLALGIMPYITTSIIFSLLGEVIPQIQELQEDSEGNKKIQKWTRYATVILCCIQGYSMAAVFETFVSPGGARVIPEPGMLFRIVTMITLAAGTMFLLWLGERITEFGLENGVSLIIFAGIAVELPSEVIQKITLFRNGEMGGLELLTFVAVIVVAFFVVAFIERAFRAVPVQYAKRVVNNRVYGGNQTLPMRVDTGGVMPPILASSLLAAPATFATFIPADSVFKPYFDTIQQSLAPGQILFNILFATLIVYMTYFYAPIQFKTKKISEMLQKNNAFIPGIRPGDKTKEYLDTLLNRLSFFGALFLIVVCIVPSLITGAQTRFGGTSMLILVSVSVRVMMNVQSFMFADKYEMSYKSKGKYNGNNRRF, encoded by the coding sequence ATGTCAAACGCTCAAGGAAAACTTGAAGAGCTTAAGAAAAAAGTCTTTTTTACTTTTTTATTATTAGTAGTATATAGATTGGTTGCGCAAATTCCTGTACCAGGAGTTGATGCGCAGGCGATCTCTTCTTATTTTGCGGAAGCTGGTGGGGGAAGTCTTTTTGACCTTATCAACACTTTTAGTGGTGGTGCCTTCAAGCGTTTCTCAGTTTTAGCACTGGGGATTATGCCGTATATTACTACTTCAATCATCTTTTCTCTTTTAGGTGAGGTTATACCTCAAATCCAAGAGCTACAAGAAGACTCAGAAGGTAACAAAAAAATTCAAAAGTGGACTAGGTATGCAACAGTAATTCTCTGTTGCATACAAGGTTACTCAATGGCTGCTGTGTTTGAGACATTTGTTTCTCCTGGTGGTGCTAGAGTTATCCCTGAACCAGGTATGCTTTTCAGAATTGTTACAATGATCACTCTGGCTGCAGGAACAATGTTCTTACTTTGGCTTGGTGAGCGTATTACAGAATTTGGTTTAGAAAATGGTGTTTCTCTTATTATCTTCGCAGGTATTGCAGTTGAGCTACCTTCTGAAGTTATTCAAAAGATTACACTATTTAGAAACGGTGAAATGGGTGGACTTGAACTACTTACTTTCGTGGCCGTAATTGTCGTTGCATTCTTTGTTGTTGCATTCATCGAAAGGGCTTTCAGAGCCGTTCCGGTTCAATATGCTAAGCGTGTTGTTAATAATAGAGTGTATGGTGGAAATCAGACACTTCCGATGAGAGTTGATACAGGTGGAGTTATGCCTCCGATCTTAGCTTCTTCTCTGCTAGCAGCGCCTGCAACTTTTGCTACTTTTATCCCTGCAGACAGTGTGTTCAAACCATACTTTGATACAATACAACAAAGTTTGGCACCAGGGCAAATTTTATTTAATATTCTTTTTGCAACTCTGATTGTGTATATGACTTATTTCTATGCACCAATCCAATTCAAAACGAAGAAGATTTCAGAAATGTTACAAAAGAATAATGCTTTTATCCCAGGTATTAGACCAGGTGATAAAACAAAAGAATATTTAGACACGTTATTAAATCGTTTATCATTTTTTGGCGCTCTATTCTTAATCGTTGTTTGTATTGTTCCTTCACTAATCACAGGGGCTCAGACAAGATTTGGTGGTACATCAATGCTAATCTTAGTATCTGTATCTGTTAGAGTTATGATGAATGTTCAATCGTTTATGTTTGCTGATAAGTATGAGATGTCATACAAATCTAAAGGTAAATATAACGGTAACAATAGAAGGTTCTAA
- a CDS encoding adenylate kinase, whose product MAPQLILIGAPGSGKGTQAKNIVSELGYTHVSTGDLLRAEVAKESDLGRKIKAVMDSGELVSDELVLDLLKANCAVEKSTYIFDGYPRNLVQAKDLDSALLGGVQSKAIYFDIALDTLVERIVNRRVAPVSGEIYNLKTKPPKVEGKCDVSGEDLVHRKDDNEDTVRTRMKVFTDNIEPVLEYYESQGRLVRVDATKGLDEIFEEIKKIVK is encoded by the coding sequence ATGGCACCACAACTAATTTTAATTGGAGCTCCTGGATCAGGAAAAGGTACTCAAGCTAAGAATATAGTTTCAGAGCTTGGGTACACACATGTTTCTACTGGCGATTTATTAAGAGCAGAAGTTGCTAAAGAGTCTGACCTTGGTCGTAAAATTAAAGCGGTCATGGATTCAGGTGAATTAGTAAGTGATGAATTAGTATTAGATCTTCTAAAGGCTAATTGTGCTGTTGAGAAATCAACATATATTTTTGATGGTTATCCAAGAAACCTTGTTCAAGCAAAGGATTTAGATAGTGCCCTACTTGGTGGAGTACAGTCTAAAGCAATTTACTTTGACATTGCACTAGATACTTTAGTGGAGAGAATTGTTAATAGACGTGTAGCTCCTGTTAGTGGTGAGATTTACAATCTAAAAACAAAGCCACCAAAAGTTGAAGGTAAGTGTGATGTTTCTGGAGAGGACCTTGTGCATCGTAAAGATGATAACGAGGATACAGTAAGGACTAGAATGAAGGTTTTTACTGACAATATCGAGCCAGTTCTTGAGTACTATGAGTCTCAGGGACGCCTTGTTAGAGTAGACGCTACAAAAGGGCTTGATGAGATTTTTGAAGAAATTAAAAAAATTGTTAAATAA
- the infA gene encoding translation initiation factor IF-1, with amino-acid sequence MSNQETIEVEGEVTELLPNTKFKVKLPNGHSVIAHISGKMRMHFIKILPGDKVLVEISKYDLTKGRITYRSKKR; translated from the coding sequence ATGAGTAATCAGGAAACGATTGAAGTTGAAGGTGAAGTTACTGAACTTCTTCCTAACACTAAATTTAAGGTTAAATTACCGAATGGACATTCTGTTATTGCCCACATTAGTGGAAAGATGAGAATGCACTTTATAAAGATTTTACCTGGAGATAAGGTACTTGTTGAGATTAGCAAGTATGACTTAACGAAGGGCCGAATTACATATAGAAGTAAAAAACGCTAG
- the rpmJ gene encoding 50S ribosomal protein L36, with amino-acid sequence MKVRASVKPMCKDCKVIKRRGVLRVVCKQPKHKQRQG; translated from the coding sequence ATGAAAGTTAGAGCATCTGTAAAGCCGATGTGCAAAGATTGTAAAGTTATTAAAAGAAGAGGCGTACTTAGAGTTGTATGTAAGCAACCTAAGCACAAACAAAGACAAGGTTAA
- the rpsM gene encoding 30S ribosomal protein S13: MARILGVDIPRNKVMKIALQSIYGVGPKVAQEVLEKTNIDSNKNSNELTEEEANEIRLLLESEYTVEGDLRREVGLNIKRLKDLGCYRGIRHRKGLPVRGQRTSTNARTRKGPAVAIAGKKSIKSMK; this comes from the coding sequence ATGGCGAGAATTCTTGGTGTTGATATTCCTAGAAATAAGGTAATGAAAATTGCCCTTCAGTCAATTTACGGTGTAGGACCGAAAGTGGCTCAGGAAGTATTAGAAAAAACAAACATCGATTCAAACAAAAATTCAAACGAACTAACTGAAGAAGAAGCAAACGAAATCAGACTTCTTCTTGAAAGTGAGTACACTGTAGAAGGTGACTTACGTAGAGAAGTTGGTCTTAACATTAAACGACTAAAAGACTTAGGTTGTTACAGAGGGATCAGACATAGAAAAGGTCTTCCTGTAAGAGGTCAAAGAACTTCTACAAATGCTCGTACTCGTAAGGGGCCAGCTGTTGCAATCGCAGGTAAGAAGTCTATTAAGTCAATGAAGTAA
- the rpsK gene encoding 30S ribosomal protein S11, with translation MVKKTASKKKVKKNISRGIAHIQCSFNNTIVTFTDMNGNAISWASAGQLGFRGSKKSTPFAAQMASMEAAKKAMEHGLSTVEVRVKGPGAGRENAVRAFIAAGLKITSVADRSPIPHNGCRAPKRRRV, from the coding sequence ATGGTTAAGAAAACAGCTTCAAAGAAAAAAGTTAAAAAGAATATTTCGAGAGGTATTGCGCACATTCAATGCTCTTTCAATAATACAATCGTTACGTTCACAGATATGAACGGTAACGCTATTTCATGGGCTTCTGCTGGTCAATTAGGATTCAGAGGGTCTAAGAAATCGACTCCATTCGCAGCACAGATGGCTTCTATGGAAGCAGCTAAAAAGGCTATGGAGCACGGACTATCTACTGTTGAAGTAAGAGTTAAGGGTCCGGGTGCAGGTAGAGAAAATGCTGTTAGAGCATTTATCGCTGCAGGCCTTAAAATCACTTCTGTTGCTGACAGGTCACCAATTCCACACAATGGATGTCGTGCACCGAAAAGAAGAAGAGTATAA
- a CDS encoding DNA-directed RNA polymerase subunit alpha — MDTFTAKNWTGMIRPVALEMDNDKLTNTYGKFVAKPLERGYGQTLGNSLRRVLLSSLQGAAIVAIRIDGVEHEFGTINNVKEEVSEIILNLKEVHFKIKDKEQVTLTLEKSVEGIVTAGDISESANVEILNPEHAICNLSTGGSIKMELLVARGKGYVTALDNKESFDLPIGWIYLDSLFSPVARVNYTVTNSRVGKRTDFDKLTLEVWTNAGVEPSDAVAYSAKILRDQLAVFLSFEDEEEITRMETKPKKQQNTANAALLKPVSELELSVRSANCLQNADIKYIYELVSKTEGEMLRTKNFGRKSLNEIKEVLSQMGLGLGMKVDSIMQDLKEE, encoded by the coding sequence GTGGACACATTTACAGCAAAAAATTGGACAGGAATGATAAGACCAGTAGCTTTGGAAATGGATAACGATAAGCTAACTAATACTTATGGTAAGTTCGTTGCTAAGCCACTAGAAAGAGGTTATGGACAAACTCTTGGAAACTCTTTACGTCGTGTACTACTTTCTTCACTTCAGGGTGCAGCTATTGTTGCAATCAGAATTGATGGTGTTGAGCATGAGTTTGGTACAATCAACAACGTAAAAGAAGAAGTTTCTGAGATTATTCTTAACCTTAAAGAAGTTCACTTTAAGATTAAAGATAAAGAGCAGGTAACTCTTACTCTTGAGAAATCGGTAGAGGGTATCGTTACTGCTGGTGACATTTCTGAGTCTGCAAATGTTGAAATTTTAAATCCAGAGCACGCAATCTGTAACCTTTCAACTGGTGGATCTATTAAGATGGAACTACTTGTTGCAAGAGGGAAAGGATACGTAACAGCTCTAGATAATAAAGAATCTTTTGATCTTCCAATCGGTTGGATTTATCTTGATTCTCTTTTCTCACCAGTTGCACGTGTTAACTATACAGTTACAAACTCACGTGTTGGTAAGAGAACAGATTTTGATAAGCTTACTCTAGAAGTTTGGACTAACGCAGGTGTTGAACCTTCGGATGCAGTAGCTTATTCAGCGAAGATCCTAAGAGACCAACTTGCTGTATTCCTAAGCTTCGAAGATGAAGAAGAAATCACAAGAATGGAAACTAAGCCTAAGAAGCAACAAAATACTGCTAATGCAGCTCTATTAAAGCCAGTTTCTGAGCTTGAGCTGTCTGTAAGATCTGCAAACTGCTTGCAGAACGCAGATATTAAGTATATCTATGAGCTAGTTTCTAAGACTGAAGGTGAGATGCTAAGAACTAAGAACTTTGGGCGTAAGTCACTAAATGAGATTAAAGAAGTACTTTCTCAAATGGGACTAGGTCTAGGTATGAAAGTTGATAGCATCATGCAAGATCTAAAAGAAGAATAA
- the rplQ gene encoding 50S ribosomal protein L17, translating into MRHQKHKYKLGVSPSHRVAMVKNLASEVIDHGMIKTTLTRAKAIKPVVEKLVTLSKNDTVANRRLAFKKLNDKNAVNKLFTELGPKFKERNGGYTRIMRLSENRVGDNSKMAYIAFVD; encoded by the coding sequence ATGAGACATCAAAAACATAAGTATAAACTAGGTGTAAGTCCTTCACACAGAGTTGCAATGGTTAAAAACCTTGCTTCTGAAGTTATCGACCACGGTATGATTAAAACTACTCTTACAAGAGCTAAAGCAATCAAGCCAGTAGTTGAGAAATTAGTAACTCTTTCAAAAAATGATACTGTTGCTAACAGAAGACTTGCATTCAAAAAACTTAATGATAAGAATGCTGTAAACAAGCTATTTACTGAGCTTGGGCCAAAATTCAAAGAGAGAAATGGTGGTTACACTAGAATCATGAGACTTTCTGAGAATAGAGTTGGAGATAACTCTAAAATGGCATACATCGCATTTGTTGATTAA
- a CDS encoding redoxin family protein — MTTSSKVSIIFIIVAITLGYSIYHKGKIDSYVDKSRDYILKSLPSVKLDNFADNSEVELQDLARNSNGLVVHFWGTWCAPCEAEFPEFVDFARKLEEKNVKVVFMAVKDDDMKIKKFLKRFNDLPSNSIVIHDQAGISMSKLGVVKVPETFVFDSKLEHRIMFKGPQDWKMDSYFVRVLSYLGVK, encoded by the coding sequence ATGACTACATCTTCTAAAGTTTCTATTATTTTTATTATTGTTGCTATCACACTGGGATATTCTATTTACCATAAAGGTAAGATTGATTCTTATGTAGATAAGAGTCGAGACTATATTCTTAAGTCACTTCCAAGTGTAAAACTGGATAATTTTGCTGATAATTCTGAGGTTGAGCTACAGGATTTAGCACGTAATTCAAATGGTTTAGTAGTTCATTTTTGGGGAACTTGGTGTGCTCCTTGCGAGGCTGAATTTCCTGAATTTGTAGATTTTGCACGCAAATTAGAAGAAAAAAATGTAAAAGTTGTTTTCATGGCCGTTAAAGATGACGATATGAAAATTAAAAAATTTCTTAAAAGATTCAATGACTTACCGTCTAATTCAATAGTTATTCATGATCAAGCAGGAATTTCTATGAGTAAATTAGGTGTTGTTAAGGTACCGGAGACTTTCGTCTTCGATTCAAAACTTGAGCACAGAATTATGTTTAAAGGTCCACAAGATTGGAAAATGGATTCATATTTTGTTCGTGTTCTTAGTTACTTAGGCGTGAAGTAA
- a CDS encoding sigma-54-dependent Fis family transcriptional regulator: protein MINWNELKGLHVISKLEEVIHKWFGVEVFYADTHFKIRSSHTDKDYNFKNLFFETQMSLPHGYDFVTADVERFSDELSQSGEVVMIFDSYFPGVKMMGTKIEIEGEYHGTVFAFPFLKSTFTETEEKELVAALIEHGASPEAAQECVNETRRLFPREIEYLKELVELVAGEISTFHYEISKREERIHMLNSELGEKFRYHNMIGKSKQMQKIYSLLERISTSESSVLIQGENGTGKELVAKAVHFASPRKDAQFLAVNCSAFNENLLDSELFGHVKGSFTGAHKEKSGLFELANGGTLFLDEIGDTSLSMQVKLLRVLQEGTYLPVGADSPRRTDVRIIAATNKDLKTMMAKGEFREDLYYRINVLNVNLPPLRDRKEDIPVLMEHFLKKKCDESGMPMKSYSKKCMEKMLDYPWPGNVRQLENEVERLVVLAGDEKSITPDNLSPQLLDHGAAPVESTRGVNTAGKLKDALQELEIIMIREGLKRCNFNKSKLAKELGMSRASLIMKVDKYGLDKRAKAGNE, encoded by the coding sequence ATGATCAACTGGAATGAACTAAAAGGACTTCATGTTATTTCTAAGCTCGAAGAAGTAATTCATAAGTGGTTTGGTGTAGAGGTTTTCTATGCTGATACTCATTTTAAGATTAGAAGTTCGCATACAGATAAGGACTATAACTTTAAGAATCTTTTCTTTGAGACGCAAATGTCCCTTCCACATGGTTATGATTTTGTTACTGCTGATGTTGAAAGATTTAGTGATGAATTAAGTCAGTCTGGTGAAGTTGTCATGATCTTTGACTCTTATTTTCCAGGTGTAAAGATGATGGGAACAAAAATTGAAATTGAAGGTGAGTATCATGGTACGGTTTTCGCTTTCCCATTTCTAAAAAGTACATTCACTGAAACTGAAGAAAAAGAGCTTGTGGCAGCACTAATTGAGCATGGTGCATCTCCAGAGGCAGCACAAGAATGTGTTAATGAAACAAGAAGATTATTCCCGAGAGAAATTGAATATTTAAAAGAATTAGTTGAGCTAGTCGCTGGTGAAATTTCTACATTTCACTATGAGATTTCTAAGCGTGAAGAAAGAATTCATATGCTTAACTCAGAGCTTGGTGAAAAGTTTCGCTACCATAATATGATTGGTAAATCGAAACAAATGCAGAAGATTTATTCACTATTAGAGAGAATCTCAACAAGTGAATCATCTGTTCTTATTCAAGGTGAAAATGGTACAGGTAAGGAACTCGTTGCTAAAGCCGTACACTTTGCTTCTCCTCGTAAGGATGCTCAGTTCTTAGCTGTTAACTGTTCTGCATTCAACGAAAACCTTCTAGATTCAGAATTATTTGGTCACGTAAAAGGATCATTTACAGGTGCTCATAAAGAAAAATCAGGTCTTTTCGAATTAGCAAATGGTGGAACACTATTTCTTGATGAAATTGGGGATACTTCACTGTCTATGCAGGTAAAGTTACTTCGAGTTCTTCAAGAAGGAACGTACCTGCCTGTTGGTGCTGATTCACCTAGAAGAACTGATGTTCGTATTATTGCAGCAACAAACAAAGATCTTAAAACAATGATGGCCAAAGGTGAGTTCAGAGAAGACCTTTATTATAGAATTAACGTTCTTAACGTAAACCTTCCTCCATTAAGGGATAGGAAAGAAGATATCCCAGTACTAATGGAGCACTTTCTTAAGAAGAAGTGTGATGAGTCGGGAATGCCGATGAAGTCATACTCTAAGAAGTGTATGGAGAAGATGCTAGATTACCCATGGCCAGGTAACGTACGTCAGCTTGAAAATGAAGTTGAAAGATTAGTTGTACTTGCTGGAGACGAAAAATCGATTACTCCAGATAATCTAAGTCCACAACTTCTTGATCATGGTGCTGCTCCTGTTGAGTCAACTAGAGGTGTAAACACTGCAGGTAAGCTAAAAGATGCTCTTCAAGAATTAGAAATTATTATGATTCGTGAAGGACTTAAGAGATGTAATTTTAATAAGTCTAAGCTTGCAAAAGAGCTTGGGATGTCTAGGGCCAGCCTTATTATGAAAGTTGATAAGTATGGGCTAGATAAGCGTGCGAAAGCAGGTAATGAATAG
- a CDS encoding acyl-CoA carboxylase subunit beta, whose product MSTTSENILEQKRALLIDRRMQAELGGGEARIAKQHEQGKYTARERIERLVDPGTFIEFDKFVTHRCVNFGMEKKKFYGDGVVTGIAEINGQKIAVYSQDFTCWGGALGEAHARKICKIMDFALDNRIPVIGIQDSGGARIQEGVDALGGYAEIFYRNVKASGVIPQISLIMGPSAGGAVYSPAVTDFIFMVDKSSYMFVTGPDVIKTVTHEEVTKEDLGGATAHSEKSGVCQFKCKDEDETFERVRELMSYIPASNFKKQAPKYTSDPVYRDNSKLKEVVPGNPKKPYDMKEVILDIVDDGHFLEVHKDYARNIIVGFASIGGIKIGIVANQPEVLAGVLDIDSSCKAARFIRFCDAFDIPIVSLVDVPGFLPGTVQEYGGIIKHGSKLLYAYAEATVPLITLITRKSYGGAYDVMASKHIRSDVNLAYPTGEIAVMGAEGAVNIVFRKELQGLEGDAFDQKKAELVANYENNFANPYVAAERGYIDAVILPEETRKRLYEYLVVLKDKNVDRPKRKHGNIQL is encoded by the coding sequence ATGTCAACAACCAGCGAAAATATATTAGAGCAAAAAAGAGCTCTTTTAATCGACAGAAGAATGCAGGCCGAGCTTGGTGGTGGTGAAGCGAGAATCGCAAAGCAACACGAGCAAGGTAAGTATACTGCAAGAGAAAGAATTGAGAGACTTGTTGATCCGGGTACTTTCATTGAGTTTGATAAATTTGTTACACATCGTTGTGTAAACTTCGGAATGGAAAAGAAGAAGTTTTACGGAGATGGTGTAGTTACAGGTATTGCAGAGATTAACGGACAGAAGATTGCTGTTTATTCTCAAGACTTTACTTGTTGGGGTGGAGCACTTGGTGAAGCTCACGCAAGAAAGATCTGTAAGATCATGGACTTCGCTCTTGATAACAGAATTCCAGTTATTGGTATTCAAGATTCAGGTGGTGCTCGTATTCAAGAAGGTGTTGATGCACTTGGTGGATACGCGGAAATTTTCTACAGAAACGTAAAGGCTTCTGGTGTAATTCCTCAAATTTCATTAATCATGGGACCTTCAGCAGGTGGAGCTGTTTATTCTCCAGCTGTAACTGACTTTATCTTCATGGTTGATAAGTCATCTTATATGTTTGTTACAGGTCCAGATGTTATCAAGACTGTAACTCACGAAGAAGTAACAAAAGAAGACCTTGGTGGTGCAACAGCACACTCAGAAAAATCAGGTGTATGTCAGTTTAAGTGTAAAGACGAAGACGAGACATTTGAAAGAGTAAGAGAGCTAATGAGCTATATCCCTGCTTCTAATTTCAAGAAGCAAGCGCCTAAGTATACTTCAGATCCTGTTTATAGAGATAACTCTAAACTAAAAGAAGTAGTTCCAGGTAATCCTAAGAAGCCATATGATATGAAAGAAGTAATTCTTGATATTGTTGATGATGGACACTTCTTAGAAGTACATAAAGATTATGCAAGAAATATCATCGTTGGTTTCGCATCAATTGGTGGAATTAAAATTGGTATCGTAGCAAATCAACCAGAAGTACTAGCTGGTGTTCTAGATATCGATTCTTCATGTAAAGCAGCTCGTTTCATTAGATTCTGTGATGCTTTCGATATTCCAATTGTTTCACTTGTAGACGTTCCAGGTTTCTTACCAGGTACAGTACAAGAGTACGGTGGGATCATTAAGCACGGTTCTAAGCTTCTATATGCGTACGCAGAAGCGACTGTTCCATTAATCACTCTTATTACAAGAAAGTCTTACGGTGGAGCTTATGACGTTATGGCATCTAAGCACATTCGTTCAGACGTAAACCTTGCCTACCCAACTGGAGAAATTGCAGTTATGGGTGCTGAAGGTGCAGTAAATATTGTATTTAGAAAAGAACTTCAAGGTCTTGAAGGTGACGCTTTTGATCAGAAGAAAGCTGAGCTAGTTGCTAACTATGAGAATAACTTTGCTAACCCATACGTTGCAGCTGAAAGAGGATATATCGACGCAGTAATTCTTCCAGAAGAAACAAGAAAGCGTTTATATGAATATCTAGTTGTTCTAAAAGATAAGAACGTTGACCGTCCAAAACGTAAACACGGGAATATTCAATTATGA
- a CDS encoding acetyl/propionyl/methylcrotonyl-CoA carboxylase subunit alpha → MMIRQPKNMERRVLIANRGEIASRVAKACRELGHTAIGIYTDNEPQGTHLQFCDEWVYLQGKTNAETYLNVEKLVALAKEVNADGVHPGYGFLSENRDFANALSDAGITFIGPHVEAIRVMGDKATSKKLANDAGVPTVPGTDHAVPTVDEAVEIANRIGYPVLLKAVAGGGGRGMRACKDETEVRAQFEAVGRESMAAFNNGDLLVEKLIVNPRHIEVQILADKKGNTFHFFERECSVQRRHQKIIEEAPSPFIGNDEQLRQSVCETAVKLAKAVDYDSAGTVEFIMGEDKQFYFLEMNTRIQVEHPITEEITGMDLIVCMIQAAFGDELGIPSQEFIRRSGHAIECRICAEDPITMLPAPGLVTGFETNFPQGTRFDHCLYKGLEVTPDFDPMVGKLVCKGIVRDVAVRKMNAALDGLFIEGLKTNLPLLKEIMTEKNFVDGHYSTAYIGEVAPQNNVKTDLDHIKLYTIIAGSEARRMGI, encoded by the coding sequence ATGATGATCAGACAGCCAAAGAACATGGAAAGAAGAGTATTAATTGCTAACCGTGGAGAGATTGCTTCACGTGTTGCAAAAGCTTGTCGTGAGCTTGGGCATACTGCAATTGGTATTTATACTGATAACGAACCTCAAGGAACTCACTTACAATTTTGTGACGAATGGGTTTACCTACAAGGTAAAACAAATGCTGAGACATACCTTAATGTTGAGAAGCTAGTTGCTCTTGCAAAGGAAGTTAATGCTGATGGTGTACACCCAGGTTATGGTTTCCTTTCTGAGAATAGAGATTTTGCAAATGCTCTTTCAGATGCAGGTATTACTTTTATTGGTCCACACGTTGAGGCCATCAGAGTTATGGGTGACAAGGCAACATCTAAGAAGCTAGCGAATGATGCTGGTGTTCCTACTGTTCCTGGTACAGATCACGCTGTTCCAACTGTTGATGAAGCAGTTGAAATTGCAAATAGAATTGGTTACCCAGTTCTTCTTAAAGCTGTTGCCGGTGGTGGTGGACGTGGTATGCGTGCCTGTAAAGACGAAACAGAAGTTCGTGCTCAATTTGAAGCTGTTGGACGTGAGTCGATGGCAGCTTTCAATAATGGGGATCTATTAGTTGAAAAACTAATTGTTAATCCTCGTCACATTGAAGTTCAGATTCTTGCAGATAAGAAAGGTAATACTTTCCACTTCTTTGAAAGAGAGTGTTCAGTTCAAAGAAGACACCAAAAAATTATTGAAGAAGCACCGTCTCCATTTATTGGAAATGATGAGCAGTTACGTCAAAGCGTTTGTGAAACAGCTGTAAAGCTTGCAAAAGCTGTCGATTATGATTCTGCTGGTACAGTTGAATTCATCATGGGTGAAGATAAGCAATTCTATTTCCTAGAAATGAATACTCGTATTCAGGTAGAGCACCCGATTACTGAGGAAATTACTGGAATGGATCTTATCGTATGTATGATCCAAGCAGCTTTTGGTGATGAGTTAGGTATTCCTTCTCAAGAATTTATTAGAAGATCAGGACATGCGATTGAGTGTCGTATTTGTGCTGAAGATCCAATTACAATGCTTCCTGCTCCAGGACTTGTAACAGGATTTGAAACAAACTTCCCACAAGGAACTCGTTTTGATCACTGTCTATATAAAGGGTTAGAAGTAACTCCAGACTTCGATCCAATGGTTGGAAAACTTGTTTGTAAGGGAATCGTTCGTGACGTTGCTGTTAGAAAAATGAATGCAGCACTTGATGGACTATTCATTGAAGGACTTAAAACAAATCTTCCTCTTCTAAAAGAAATTATGACTGAGAAGAACTTTGTTGATGGTCACTACTCAACAGCTTACATTGGTGAAGTAGCACCTCAGAATAACGTGAAGACAGACCTAGATCATATTAAGCTTTATACGATCATCGCTGGTTCTGAAGCACGTAGGATGGGTATCTAA
- a CDS encoding acetyl-CoA carboxylase biotin carboxyl carrier protein subunit, giving the protein MRTYLINDNEEVIVDLTRTKVHDHSLVEFDFSTLKDGERSLHETMWLRKLCGQYFISKDKKTWKKIPRQDLPSRVVNVDKVYSLFRGYKPSGLGGADAGELLTKMPGKVVKINVEVGQTVAAGETLIILEAMKMENEIKSGIDGVVKAIHVKEGDALEENVLMLEVEA; this is encoded by the coding sequence ATGAGAACATATTTAATTAATGATAATGAAGAAGTAATTGTTGATTTAACAAGAACTAAAGTTCACGATCACAGCTTAGTTGAGTTTGATTTTTCTACATTAAAAGATGGAGAAAGAAGTCTTCATGAAACAATGTGGTTAAGAAAGCTTTGTGGCCAATACTTTATCTCAAAAGATAAGAAAACTTGGAAAAAGATCCCAAGACAGGATCTTCCATCAAGAGTTGTTAACGTTGATAAAGTTTACTCACTATTCAGAGGTTACAAGCCTTCTGGTTTAGGTGGAGCTGACGCTGGTGAACTTCTTACTAAAATGCCAGGTAAAGTTGTTAAGATCAATGTTGAAGTTGGTCAGACAGTTGCTGCTGGTGAAACACTAATCATTCTTGAGGCCATGAAAATGGAAAACGAAATTAAGAGTGGTATCGATGGTGTTGTTAAAGCAATTCACGTAAAGGAAGGGGACGCCTTAGAAGAAAACGTCCTCATGTTAGAAGTAGAAGCATAG